A single Drechmeria coniospora strain ARSEF 6962 chromosome 03, whole genome shotgun sequence DNA region contains:
- a CDS encoding Ubiquitin supergroup, whose protein sequence is MLPDGTQQANGSTVTPQDLSERSRRSREHHPLDQHINKALCRHEWISKDRNWTRQELDRERADFFDTRVTGRPEIWQTVHVALQMLWEPNHESNDDGMQGLGTAQSILSAAEISLPTGDLSSGVYDSFGNYYQLPQWVVANPSNMIRDNCSRTSGNISALDKYIIGEGDDEPSTDDAEREGAGAKGRHTVLDQVTVRARLSETGLDVDIIISKFDTVRNVTKAITSKSALSTTKMIRLAYMGKILKENMSLEAQGWQNGYIVNALVFDR, encoded by the exons ATGTTGCCCGATGGTACCCAGCAGGCCAACGGATCCACTGTGACACCACAGGATCTCTCAGAGCGGTCTCGCCGTTCCCGAGAACACCACCCCTTAGACCAGCACATAAATAAGGCTTTGTGCCGACATGAGTGGATCTCCAAAGACAGAAATTGGACGCGCCAGGAGCTTGACAGGGAACGTGCAGATTTCTTTGATACTCGAGTCACAGGTCGGCCCGAAATTTGGCAGACCGTTCACGTTGCTCTGCAAATGCTTTGGGAACCAAACCACGAATCTAACGACGACGGTATGCAAGGCCTCGGCACCGCCCAGTCCATTCTCTCTGCTGCTGAGATATCGTTGCCCACGGGCGACCTCTCGAGTGGCGTTTATGACTCATTTGGCAATTACTACCAGCTGCCACAATGGGTTGTTGCCAACCCCAGCAACATGATCAGAGATAATTGTAGTAGAACCAGCGGCAATATTTCGGCGCTTGACAAATATATAATTGGAGAAGGTGATGATGAACCATCCACAGATGACGCCGAGCGGGAAGGGGCGGGGGCCAAAGGCCGCCATACCGTTCTGGACCAGGTCACTGTACGCGCACGCCTCAGTGAGACTGGTCTCGATGTTGATATAATCATCAGCAAGTTTGACACGGTGCGAAATGTGACGAAAGCGATAACATCTAAATCAGCG CTTTCTACTACGAAGATGATTCGATTAGCCTACATGGGTAAGATATTGAAGGAGAACATGTCTCTCGAGGCTCAGGGTTGGCAGAATGGCTATATCGTCAATGCCCTCGTCTTTGACCGATAG
- a CDS encoding coatomer beta subunit, producing the protein MSGFLENAYSLVHQDNAADVPSVSDLRMQLEKGTDDTKVETMKRVLTIMLNGDPMPTLLMHIIRFVMPSKHKALKKLLYFYYEICPKLDASGKLKQEMILVCNGIRNDLQHPNEYIRGNTLRFLCKLREPELIEPLLSSARSCLEHRHAYVRKNAVFAVASIYSHSPTLIPDAAELISAFLDGETDATCKRNAFASLSSINHDAALLYLSSVFDGIPNAEELLQLVELEFIRKDAVQDSPNKARYLRLIFDLLEAGASTVVYEAASSLTALTNNPVAVKAAATKFIELSIKEADNNVKLIVLDRVDQLRKKNEGILDDLTMEILRVLTSTDIDVRKKALGIALDMVSSKNVEEVVLLLKKELAKTVDQEYEKNAEYRSLLIHSIHQCAIRFSEVAASVVELLMDFITDFNNASAVDVINFIKEVVEKFPPLRKSIVERLVATLGEVRAGKVYRGIMWIVGEYSLEEKDIRDAWKRVRASLGEIPILDSELRLLEEQDSDNKPEEQLNGHFKPSTPSGSRKVLADGTYATETALTSQSTAAAKLEAVKAAQKPPLRQLILDGDYYLATVLSSTLVKLVMRHSEISTDEARTNALRAEAMLIMISILRVGQSQFVKAPIDEDSMDRIMSCVRSLAEMNGKKELESVWLGDTRKAFRAMVQVEEKKRAAKEAFERAKAACQVDDVVQIRQLSKKNGNDGLDEIEMDLERATGGESTAEDLSSKLSRVVQLTGFSDPVYAEAYVKVHQFDIVLDVLLVNQTTDTLQNLSVEFATLGDLKVVERPTTQNLGPHDFHNVQCTIKVSSTDTGVIFGNVIYDGAHSTDTNVVILNDLHVDIMDYIQPATCTETQFRTMWTEFEWENKVNINSRASSLREFLKQLMACTNMNCLTPEASLQGDCQFLSANLYARSVFGEDALANLSIEKEGEDGPITGFVRIRSRSQGLALSLGSLKGLNKIGSS; encoded by the exons ATGTCTGGATTTCTTGAGAATGCATACAGCCTGGTTCACCAGGACAATGCAGCAGATGTTCCCTCAGTCTCCGATCTGCGCATGCAGCTAGAGAAGGGCACCGACGACACCAAGGTCGAGACCATGAAGCGTGTCCTGACAATTATGCTCAATGGCGACCCGATGCCGACCCTGCTCATGCACATTATTCGATTTGTCATGCCCTCTAAACACAAGGCACTCAAGAAGCTTCTCTATTTTTACTATGAAATCTGCCCTAAGCTGGACGCTAGCGGAAAGTTGAAGCAAGAGATGATTCTTGTTTG CAACGGCATTCGGAACGATCTCCAACATCCAAACGAGTATATCCGTGGCAATACTCTGCGGTTTCTTTGCAAGCTGCGGGAACCAGAATTGATCGAACCACTCCTGTCATCTGCGCGATCCTGCCTCGAGCACCGACATGCATACGTCCGCAAAAATGCTGTCTTTGCTGTTGCCTCAATCTACTCTCACTCTCCTACCCTCATTCCCGATGCCGCTGAGCTTATATCCGCGTTTCTGGATGGTGAGACGGACGCTACTTGCAAGAGGAACGCATTCGCATCGTTATCTAGCATCAACCATGATGCCGCACTCCTATATCTCAGCTCCGTATTTGACGGCATTCCAAATGCCGAGGAGCTACTACAGCTGGTGGAACTCGAGTTCATCCGTAAAGATGCAGTCCAAGATTCGCCAAACAAG GCCCGATACCTCAGACTTATCTTTGACTTGCTGGAGGCTGGCGCATCAACCGTCGTCTATGAGGCGGCATCCTCTCTGACCGCCTTGACAAACAACCCAGTCGCAGTAAAAGCTGCTGCAACCAAGTTTATCGAGCTCAGCATCAAGGAGGCTGACAACAACGTAAAACTTATCGTCCTGGACCGCGTCGACCAGCTACGCAAAAAGAATGAGGGTATCCTGGACGATTTGACCATGGAGATCCTTCGAGTCCTCACAAGTACAGATATTGATGTCCGCAAGAAGGctctcggcatcgccctgGATATGGTCTCGAGCAAAAATGTCGAAGAGGttgtcctcctcctcaaAAAGGAGCTCGCCAAGACAGTCGACCAGGAGTATGAGAAGAACGCCGAGTACCGGTCTCTTCTGATTCACTCAATCCATCAGTGTGCCATTAGGTTCTCGGAGGTTGCTGCGAGTGTAGTAGAACTTCTGATGGATTTTATCACGGATTTTAATAACGCATCTGCTGTGGATGTCATTAACTTCATCAAGGAGGTTGTGGAGAAATTCCCTCCGCTCCGAAAGTCGATTGTGGAGCGTTTAGTTGCAACTCTGGGTGAGGTCCGTGCTGGTAAGGTCTACCGGGGAATCATGTGGATTGTTGGTGAATACTCCTTGGAGGAGAAAGATATTCGAGACGCTTGGAAAAGAGTGCGAGCTAGCTTGGGCGAGATCCCGATACTGGACTCGGAACTTCGACTATTGGAGGAGCAAGATAGTGACAACAAACCGGAGGAGCAGCTAAATGGCCATTTCAAGCCTTCGACGCCGAGTGGCTCCCGAAAGGTCCTCGCGGATGGCACATACGCGACAGAAACTGCACTCACTAGCCAATCAACAGCTGCAGCCAAATTAGAAGCTGTCAAGGCCGCCCAGAAACCACCTCTGCGGCAGCTAATACTCGATGGGGACTACTACCTGGCCACGGTCTTATCATCCACGTTGGTCAAGTTGGTCATGAGACATTCCGAAATCTCAACCGATGAGGCGCGAACCAATGCCCTGAGGGCTGAGGCAATGCTCATCATGATCTCTATCCTCCGCGTCGGGCAGTCTCAGTTCGTGAAGGCACCAATTGACGAAGACTCTATGGACCGCATCATGTCCTGTGTGCGATCCCTGGCAGAGATGAACGGGAAGAAAGAATTGGAATCCGTATGGCTAGGAGACACACGGAAGGCATTCCGGGCCATGGTCCAGGTGGAGGAAAAGAAACGAGCTGCTAAGGAGGCCTTTGAGAGAGCCAAGGCTGCTTGTCAGGTTGATGACGTTGTGCAGATCCGACAATTATCAAAGAAGAATGGGAACGACGGCCTAGATGAAATCGAGATGGATCTGGAGAGAGCAACAGGTGGTGAATCGACAGCCGAGGATCTTTCCTCCAAGCTCAGCCGAGTTGTGCAGTTGACAGGCTTCTCCGATCCTGTCTATGCCGAGGCCTACGTCAAAGTGCATCAGTTCGACATCGTGCTGGATGTGCTTTTAGTCAATCAGACGACTGACACATTGCAGAACCTATCAGTGGAGTTTGCCACACTTGGGGATCTTAAAGTCGTGGAGCGGCCGACAACACAGAACTTAGGCCCACACGACTTTCACAATGTCCAGTGCACAATCAAGGTCTCATCAACAGACACTGGGGTTATCTTTGGCAATGTTATATACGACGGGGCTCACTCCACGGACACGAACGTCGTTATTTTGAATGACTTGCATGTGGATATCATGGACTACATCCAGCCGGCCACCTGCACCGAAACTCAGTTCCGCACCATGTGGACCGAATTTGAGTGGGAGAATAAGGTCAACATCAACTCTAGAGCCAGTTCGCTTCGAGAATTCTTGAAGCAGTTGATGGCTTGTACGAACATGAATTGCCTTACTCCAGAAGCCAGCCTCCAGGGCGACTGCCAGTTTCTGAGCGCTAATTTGTATGCCCGCAGCGTTTTCG GGGAGGATGCGCTGGCCAACTTGAGCATCGAAAAGGAAGGTGAGGATGGGCCAATCACGGGCTTTGTACGAATTAGAAGCCGGTCACAGGGCCTAGCGCTGAGCCTAGGCTCACTCAAGGGGCTGAATAAGATTGGTTCGTCGTAG